The Paenibacillus dendritiformis region GGCACGGAACAAGAACAGGAGCATCGGATCCGCCGAGTCATAGTAGCTGAAGCGCAGCATCTCCGCGAACTGCTGCCCCTGATCCTCGGGAAGCTGCTCGGTTACCGTATGTACAATCTCCTTCAAGCGGCGGATCGTCTTGTCGAAGGTGTGGACCGAGATGCCCAGCCGCTGCGCGAATTGCTCCCGGCTGTATGCGCCGCTCGTCAGGATGAGCATGCGAAGGAACTGAATTTCTTTATCGAAGCTTTCTTTTGCCATTGTCTGAGAAGCCTCCTTATAAGCCCGGCTGGGGCTTCTCTTTCATTGTAGCAGGGGAGGCATAGGGGGAGAATGGAAAACTTTTGATCTCCTCGTAATACTTTCGCCATGTTCGGGCCTCCGAAAATAAGCGAAGATAGGGATGTGAAGCCGACACCTCAGGTGAAGGCGGCACGGCGGTCCATGAGGCGCCTGGACGGGTTACTTCGCCTGTTAAGCGACGTGTCGTTAAAACATTATTTTCGGCCGTTAAGCCGACAACGCAAAATCGCGACGGCGTGACATTATGTTGAGAAAAGAGGAGGGACTTCCATGTCCACACTGTCCACGATCCATCAGACAATACAACAGGAGCTGCGGCAGATAGAGCGCCAGGAGAACGTGCGCATCATCTATGCCTGCGAATCGGGCAGCCGGGCGTGGGGGTTCCCGTCGCAGGACAGTGATTATGATGTCCGCTTCATCTATATGCAGCCCGTGGACTGGTACTTGTCCATCTGGGACCGCAGGGACGTCATCGAGCGCCCGATAAGCGATCAGCTCGACATCAACGGGTGGGATCTGCGCAAGGCGCTGCAGTTGTTCCGCAAGTCGAACCCGCCGCTGCTGGAATGGCTGGAGTCGCCGATTGTGTACGAGGAGGTATCTTCCGTGACGGAGCGAATTCGCAGCCTGTCTTCGCATACCTTTTCACCGAAATCATGCATGTATCACTATCTTCATATGGCCAAAGGCAATTACCGCGAATATTTACAAGGCAGCCAGGTCAAAATCAAAAAATATTTTTACGTGCTGCGCCCGATACTGGCATGCGGCTGGATCGAGAAGTATAATAGCATGCCTCCGATGGAGTTTGACGCTTTGGTTCGGGAACTGGTTCCCGAAGGCAGCGAGCTGCGCCAGGCCATTGAACGGCTGCTGGAGCGGAAGCGCTCGGGGGAGGAATTGGATGTGGAGTGCAGAATTCCTTCTATAAATGCGTATCTCGAAGATCGCATCGAACATTACGAGCGTACGGCGGTTCACCTGAGATCGCCGGCTGGGCAGCAGCGTCAGGATCAAGAGCTCGATAAGCTGTTCCGTTCTGCCTTGCAGGAAGTATGGGTATAGCTGCGCAGCGGCGCTATCAGCAAGCATCCGGTGAAGGCGCTGGGCGGAAGGGAAGAACATGTGCGAGGAGTGCGAAGATGGAGAGCATGGACATCGGAAAAACTGCGGAACAGGATAATGTGAATGTGAATATTTTTGCTCTATTTTTATATAAGCTCGAGAACTTTCTGAATGCCAGGGCTTGCCGCAAGCAATTCGGAAATGTGTTTTATGCCGAAGACGAGCCTTCGCTCTTTTTGGTTGCCTCTAACCAAAGCAATGGGAACCCCGTCAGCTTCACTCGTTGGCATGATTTATTTTCGATTACCAGGTGGGAACAACGAATGCTTGCCAGAGGATGGAGTGAGCAAGATTGCTATATTATCAAGCTGGTGTTATCCCGCTTCGGGTACTTGTTTGATATTGATAATCGGCAAAGAACGAATAAGGATTATTTCATTTTTTTCTACGTCATACAGCTTATCACGCTGAAAAATAGCCCAATGGTAGACAACGATAAAGTTAAAAATCACATGCTTCGATTTCTGTTGTTTGAATTGAGCATGGAGTATGACGCATACAGCAGGTTCTATATACAGAATGACAAGCTGCTTTACTCCTCTGATCATACAGGCGATATTGATTTCCTTGAGGTGATTGCAACCGTCTATGATGTTTTGGAAGTAGCGAAAAGAAAAGAGAAAACCCTTCTATTAACAATGAAAAGTTATCACGAGCGTGTCGTCCATTTCCTTGTAACGCCAGATAACGAAGACTATAGAATCGATTTTGATGATTATCATATCAATCTCATCTATCCGAATTTCTTCATGAAGATGCTTGCCAATGATAAGCGCAAAGTATTCAACGCAATTATCAATGCAGTCGATATGCACCAGTCCAACTACAATTTATTTGTGTCAAATATGATATTGATGAACTATTCCTTTTATATATTGAAGAATGATCCACGGAATATATTAATATTGAAAAAGCATATCAATGATGATGCATTATTTTTGAAGGTGATGTCCGCATTGATTAACAGACGAATGTGTATCGAAAAAGAAGATTTTGAAGGATTGGATCTGGGGATCGACTTGGATGCGATAGAGTATGTGAATTCCTATCTGTATAACATATTATACAGACTTTAGTATATGAATAATTGTCGTTGTTCTTCCGAATCGGCATGTCCCCCTGAGAAAAAAGATCAAATATCAACCACTGATGCAGAATAAGGAGAGTTGACAGCAATGGCATATATAACAACGGACGGCGTGCGGGTATGGGGCCAGCCAGAGGAGAGCGCGGTCGCCCAGGCGAAGACATGTGCGCGGAACGGACGTGTCATCCAGGCGCTCTTGATGGCCGACCATCATAAAGGTTACAGCCAGCCGATTGGGGGCGTCATCGTGTATGATGGACAAATCTCGCCTTCCGGTGTCGGCTATGACATCGGCTGCGGCAATAAGGCGGTGCGGACGAATTTGTACGCAGCCGATATCCAGCCGCGCATCGGCGCTATCATGGACGAGATTGCGGGCAAAATATCGTTCGGCGTTGGCCGCAACAATGAGGAAAAGGTCGATCACGAGCTGTTCGACGACCCGGACTGGGCGGTCTATCAGTCGATCGGCCGCCATGAGCATGACACGTTGAAGGCATTGGCACGCAACCAACTGGGCACAGTGGGAAGCGGCAATCATTATGTCGACCTGTTCGTGGAGCCCGATACCGGGAGGCTGTGGATCGGGAATCATTTTGGCAGCCGCGGCTTCGGCCACAAGACGGCGAGCGGGTTCCTGAATCTGGCCGCCGGGCGGGAATTTCTCGGCAAGGCGCCAGGCGAGAGCATGGATCAGCCGCCGGTGCTGCTGGAACTGGACAGCGAACTCGGCGACATGTACTACCGCGCCATGAAGCTGGCCGGGCGGTACGCCTATGCCGGCCGGGACTACGTCATCGGCCAGGTATTGTCCATCCTCGGGGCGGAGGCGGATTTCGAAGTGCATAATCACCATAACTTCGCATGGCAAGAGCAGCATAACGGACGAGACACCATCGTCGTCCGTAAAGGGGCAACGCCTTCAGCGCCCGGGCAGCTTGGCTTCATCGGCGGAAGCATGGGCGATATTTCCGTCATCGTGCGCGGCAAAGATTCGGAGGAGAATCAGGACGCTTACTACAGCACGGTTCATGGCGCCGGTCGGATTATGAGCCGCACCCAGGCCGCCGGCCGCATGAACTGGAAGACCCGAGCGCGGACGGGCGGACAGATCACGCCGGAGCAGATGAAGGCCGCGGTCCGGAGCTTCGGCGTCGAGCTGCGCGGCGCAGGCACCGACGAGAGCCCGTTCGTCTACCGCAAGCTGCAGGACGTGCTCGATGCGCACCAGAACACGCTCGACGTACTGCATGTGCTGAAGCCAATCGGCGTCTGCATGGCCGGAGCGAACGAGTTCGATCCATACAAAGACTAGGCAGATAAGCCGCTCCTTACTATTGTCACCTGTCACACCAAAAGCAGGGCACAAAAACAGTGCCCTGCTTTCGTGTGCAGAGAAATCACTATGCGGTACGAGATGCCTAGAGATGCCTAACAAGCGCTCTTCTCATGAGGCCAGGCAGGAGTGTTTGCAGGGCCTTACAACCACTCTCCCCTTGAGTCAGGAGGTATGTATGCGTAGGTCCTTTTAAACGCTATCCCCGAGAGTCAGGTTGGTGTGTGCGTAAGTCCTTAAAAGCGGTCTCCCCTTGAGTCAGGAGGTGGTGTGTAGGCGTAGGTCCTTATAAGCGCTATCCCCGTGAGTCAGGTTGGTGTGTGCGTAGGTCCTTATAAGCGGTCTCCCCATGAGTCAGGTTGGTGTGTGCGTAGGTCCTTATAAGCGGTCTCCCCATGAGTCAGGTTGGTGTGTGGGTAAATCCTTATAAGCGGTCTCCCCGTGAGTCAGGAGGTGTGTGCGTAGGTCCTTATAAGCGGTCTCCCCATGAGTCAGGAGGTTTGAGTGCGTAAGTCCTTATAAGCGGTCTCCCCATGAGTCAGGAGGTGTGTGTTCGTAGGTCCTTAAAAGCGGTCTCCCCATAAGTCAGGTTGGTGTGTGGGTAAGTCCTTATAAGCGGACTCCCCGTGAGTCAGGAGGTGTGTGCGTAGGACCTTACAAGCGGTCTCCCCGTGAGTCCGGAGGTTTGTGTGCGTAGGTCCTTATTAACGGTTTCCCCATGAGTCAGGTTGGTGTGTGGGTAAGTCCTTATAAGCGGTCTCCCCATGAGTCAGGTTGGTGTGTGCGTGGTCCTTACAAGCAATCTCCCCATGGTTCAGGATAGCCTGACCCGATGGGATACTGGCGTAAAGAGGAAATGGGAATGTACCTGATGCGTTGGGATACTGGCGTAAAGAGCAAATGAGAATGTACCTGACCCGATGGGATACTGGTGTAAAGAGGAAATGGGAATGTACCTGATGCGTTGGGATGCTGGCGTAAAGAGCAAATGAGAATGTACCTGACCCGATGGGGGACTGGCGTAAAGAGCACAAATGGGAATGTACCTGATGCGTTGGGATACTGGCGTAAAGAGCAAATGAGAATGTACCTGACCCGATGGGGGACTGGCGTAAAGAGCAAATGAGAATGTACCTGACGCGTTGGGAGACTGGCGCAAAGAGCAAATGAGAATGTACCTGACGCGTTGGGAGACTGGCGTAAAGAGGAAATGGGAATGTATCTGACCCGGTGGGAGATTGGCGTAAAGAGCAAATGCGGAATGTCTGACTCGACGGGATAATGATGCAAAGAGCGGCAGCGTATAAGGCATTGCTCCAAAAGTTTATATTACAGCAGAACAGGCTAACGGTGCATTCGCACCGTTAGCCTGTGTCATGAGCGGGCTCCTCAGGTTCGGCTTATAGCTTTTTCCATACTTCCGCCTGGCCTGGCTCTTCGCCTGATGTCCACCAGCGCGCCTCGTAGGCAGCGCCATTATGTGTTACCCGGTCGCCTCCAACGTAGATCTTGCTTGCGTCCCAAACCGGATATTCTGGGCTGTCGCCCAGCGTCTTGACCGTCAGGGCCGCGGATGGCTGTGATTTGTTCCCTGCCGTATCGACGGCTCTAACTGTGTAGGTGTAGGAAGTATTCTCCGTTAATCCCGTATCGGTGTACGAGGTCTGTGCCGTCGTTCCGACCAAGGCGCCGTTGCGGTATACCTCGTACTGCTGGATTCCGTTCGGGCCCGAAGAAGGGCTCCATGTCAAGGAGATGCTCGTCTGCGTTTGCGAAGGCGAAGCTACGCCTGCAGGAACGGATGGCGTCACGCCACCGGAACCATTGTTCAGGTTGACGTCAATGACTTGATAGAACGCGTTGCCGGTATCGGCAACTTCCCATACGCCGAGGATGATATGGTAGCCGCTGCGATCGGTTGGCACGCTGCATTGATGCGAGACGGATTTGTTCGGCCTTTGCCCGCCATCGTTATAGTAGCAGAATGGGTCCGGCTCAAGCTGGGCCCGAGTCAATGGCTGGTTCGGATTCCAGTCTTTTTTCGTAATATAGTACTTCCACTCTTTCGTGGCATGCGGCGCGGTCAAGTACCAAGTGAAGGTGTTGTTGCCGCCGTTCATATCGACTTTATTCCAGCGGGTAGATGATTGCGCATCCAACTCCGGGAACACGCCGCCCCCGGCGATATGACCGTCTTCCGGACCGCCGATCGGGAAGTTACCTTTCGCTTCGATGCTTTGCGGCTCGTACTCTACGAGTCCGCAATTCGTGTTCTCCCCGAGCTTGCATTGGTAGGCGCGGCTGTGCGGGGATTCGATATAGCCGTGGGCGGACGCCTGCTCGGCGAACACCATCATGCAGAAAAAGGCGGCCAATACGGCGCCAAGAGCGACAAACAGCGGGGATACTTTGGATGCTAACGGGTTCCATACTCGCAGCTGATTCATAACAATACCTCCTATAAGTTGGTTTTGGACAAGCTCTACACAACGTCGGACCGCTGCTTTTGAAGAGATGA contains the following coding sequences:
- a CDS encoding nucleotidyltransferase domain-containing protein, producing the protein MSTLSTIHQTIQQELRQIERQENVRIIYACESGSRAWGFPSQDSDYDVRFIYMQPVDWYLSIWDRRDVIERPISDQLDINGWDLRKALQLFRKSNPPLLEWLESPIVYEEVSSVTERIRSLSSHTFSPKSCMYHYLHMAKGNYREYLQGSQVKIKKYFYVLRPILACGWIEKYNSMPPMEFDALVRELVPEGSELRQAIERLLERKRSGEELDVECRIPSINAYLEDRIEHYERTAVHLRSPAGQQRQDQELDKLFRSALQEVWV
- a CDS encoding RtcB family protein codes for the protein MAYITTDGVRVWGQPEESAVAQAKTCARNGRVIQALLMADHHKGYSQPIGGVIVYDGQISPSGVGYDIGCGNKAVRTNLYAADIQPRIGAIMDEIAGKISFGVGRNNEEKVDHELFDDPDWAVYQSIGRHEHDTLKALARNQLGTVGSGNHYVDLFVEPDTGRLWIGNHFGSRGFGHKTASGFLNLAAGREFLGKAPGESMDQPPVLLELDSELGDMYYRAMKLAGRYAYAGRDYVIGQVLSILGAEADFEVHNHHNFAWQEQHNGRDTIVVRKGATPSAPGQLGFIGGSMGDISVIVRGKDSEENQDAYYSTVHGAGRIMSRTQAAGRMNWKTRARTGGQITPEQMKAAVRSFGVELRGAGTDESPFVYRKLQDVLDAHQNTLDVLHVLKPIGVCMAGANEFDPYKD
- a CDS encoding lytic polysaccharide monooxygenase; this translates as MNQLRVWNPLASKVSPLFVALGAVLAAFFCMMVFAEQASAHGYIESPHSRAYQCKLGENTNCGLVEYEPQSIEAKGNFPIGGPEDGHIAGGGVFPELDAQSSTRWNKVDMNGGNNTFTWYLTAPHATKEWKYYITKKDWNPNQPLTRAQLEPDPFCYYNDGGQRPNKSVSHQCSVPTDRSGYHIILGVWEVADTGNAFYQVIDVNLNNGSGGVTPSVPAGVASPSQTQTSISLTWSPSSGPNGIQQYEVYRNGALVGTTAQTSYTDTGLTENTSYTYTVRAVDTAGNKSQPSAALTVKTLGDSPEYPVWDASKIYVGGDRVTHNGAAYEARWWTSGEEPGQAEVWKKL